Proteins found in one Zea mays cultivar B73 chromosome 1, Zm-B73-REFERENCE-NAM-5.0, whole genome shotgun sequence genomic segment:
- the LOC100280608 gene encoding oleosin 16 kDa, whose amino-acid sequence MATAHHADDHRAGRRSEAVGENYMRGLYGDDDYNATHYGHQQQQRPPPAPMAVAKALATATAAFSMLLLSGLAVTGTVLALIVATPLMVIFSPVLVPAAITVALLTVGIVSSGGFGVAAVAVLAWVYRYLQTTTSSSGQQPHIVKDWAQQHRLEQTRAH is encoded by the coding sequence ATGGCCACTGCTCATCATGCGGATGACCATCGTGCAGGGAGAAGAAGCGAGGCCGTCGGAGAGAACTACATGAGGGGCCTCTACGGCGACGATGACTACAACGCCACCCACTACggtcaccagcagcagcagcggccGCCGCCCGCGCCCATGGCGGTGGCCAAGGCGTTAGCCACAGCCACGGCAGCCTTCTCCATGTTGTTGTTGTCGGGGCTGGCGGTGACGGGCACGGTGCTGGCGCTCATCGTGGCGACGCCATTGATGGTGATCTTCAGCCCCGTGCTGGTGCCGGCGGCCATCACGGTGGCGCTGCTCACGGTAGGCATCGTTTCGTCGGGAGGGTTCGGCGTGGCTGCGGTGGCTGTGCTGGCGTGGGTGTACCGCTACCTTCAGACCACGACCTCGTCGTCGGGTCAGCAGCCGCACATCGTCAAGGACTGGGCGCAGCAGCACCGTCTGGAGCAGACACGCGCGCACTGA